The following coding sequences lie in one Arachis hypogaea cultivar Tifrunner chromosome 4, arahy.Tifrunner.gnm2.J5K5, whole genome shotgun sequence genomic window:
- the LOC112797672 gene encoding uncharacterized protein has translation MSRKNLLIFLFYVIVKLSCVALAAIDEKNEEANALLKWKATLDNKSQLILASWNNGTSPCRWKGIQCGKSKSITSMNIENFGLEGTLHTLSFSSFPNLLSINIYNNLFHGTIPPQIGNLSRVNQLNLSKNFFEGSIPKEIFTLTSLHGLDLFECHLSGQIPESIGNLANLTYLDFGNNNLSGHIPTGIGKLDNLEYLSFIDNYHLSGSIPMEIGMMTNLHTIDFSSNTLSGAIPPTIGNLSNLQQLYLSNNTLSGSIPPSIWNMSKLTLLYLNSNNLSGSIPASIENLANLDSLALDNNHFSGSIPSTLGNLTKLFELYLGFNNFSGPIPASIGNLVNLNYLSFHTNNFSGTVPETIGNLKGLNMLELATNKFNGTLPQGINNLTSLKTLSVSNNNFIGHLPTQICSGGLLSYFNAENNHFTGSVPRSLKSCSNIARLTLQGNQLEGDIAEIFGIYPNSVHIDLSDNKFYGQISPNWGKSHNLQNLYMSNNNISGAIPPQIVEATNLGRLRLSSNQLNGKIPKELGNMKNLFELSISNNHLSGNIPPEIGSLKNLTVLHLAGNEFSGNIPREVMQLPNLVELNLSINRLEGSIPSGIASLTPLSSLDLSNNLLNGTIPRWLGDLTQLNFLNLSHNDLSGNIPSSFDGMSALISVNISHNQLEGPLPNNQAFLNASIWSLESNRGLCANNVTGLERCTKKHSQKMVLSLIFGALALALCVVGVSMYILCRRGRKREDEVKEVQAEEHFCIWSHDGKMAFETIIQATNNFDDKYLIGNGGQGSIYKAELPSGMVVAVKKLHEKTAIGEETYNLKAFENEIKALTEMKHRNMIKLYGFCQHSRFSFLVYKYLEGGSLDQVLRDEAEASKFDWGKRVNAIKGVANALSYMHHDCIPPIVHRDISSKNVLLDSEYEAHVSDFGTAKFLMPDSSWTTLVVTYGYGAPELAQTMEVTEKSDVYSFGVLCLEILMGKHPGDLINSLLSPTTASITYNLLLVDVMDQRPPHPKNSIVEEIMWITKWALECLRQSPRSRPSMHQISKELMIGKSPLANRQFPMIRIGQLIEEGSGSALT, from the exons ATGTCGAGAAAAAATCTCTTAATATTCCTCTTCTATGTCATTGTGAAACTCTCTTGTGTGGCTTTAGCTGCCattgatgagaagaatgaagaagcaaatgcaCTCTTAAAGTGGAAGGCCACCCTTGATAACAAAAGCCAACTTATCTTGGCATCTTGGAACAACGGGACAAGTCCATGCAGATGGAAAGGAATTCAGTGTGGCAAATCAAAGTCAATCACAAGCATGAACATTGAAAATTTTGGACTCGAAGGTACACTCCACACTCTCAGCTTCTCTTCATTCCCAAACCTCCTCAGCATAAACATATACAACAACTTGTTCCATGGAACCATTCCCCCGCAGATTGGTAACTTGTCAAGAGTTAATCAATTGAACTTGTCCAAAAATTTCTTTGAAGGTTCCATTCCTAAAGAGATCTTCACCTTGACAAGTCTCCACGGGCTTGATCTTTTTGAGTGCCATCTAAGTGGTCAAATCCCTGAGTCTATAGGGAATTTGGCCAACTTAACATATCTAGATTTTGGAAACAACAATCTTTCTGGCCACATTCCTACTGGGATTGGCAAATTGGACAACCTTGAGTATCTTTCTTTCATAGATAATTATCATCTTTCTGGTTCCATTCCAATGGAAATAGGAATGATGACAAACCTTCATACGATTGATTTCTCAAGCAACACTCTCTCTGGGGCTATCCCTCCTACCATTGGTAACTTGAGCAATTTGCAACAATTATACCTTTCTAATAACACACTCTCTGGGTCAATTCCACCCTCCATCTGGAACATGTCTAAGTTGACCTTGTTATATCTTAATAGCAATAACCTTTCTGGATCCATCCCTGCTTCCATAGAAAACTTAGCTAACTTAGATTCCCTTGCACTTGATAACAATCACTTTTCTGGATCCATTCCTTCCACATTGGGAAACTTGACAAAGCTCTTCGAATTATACCTCGGCTTTAATAATTTTTCTGGACCTATTCCTGCCTCTATAGGTAATCTGGTCAATTTGAATTACTTGAGCTTCCATACAAACAACTTCTCTGGAACTGTCCCTGAAACAATTGGAAACTTGAAAGGCCTCAATATGCTAGAATTGGCCACCAACAAGTTTAATGGCACCCTTCCACAGGGCATTAATAACTTGACAAGTTTGAAGACCCTTTCCGTGTCCAATAACAATTTCATTGGCCATTTGCCAACTCAAATCTGCTCAGGTGGATTACTCTCATACTTCAACGCTGAGAACAACCATTTTACTGGATCAGTGCCAAGAAGCTTGAAGAGTTGTTCTAACATTGCTAGACTCACATTACAGGGAAACCAGTTGGAAGGTGACATTGCAGAAATTTTCGGCATATATCCGAATTCAGTACATATTGATCTGAGTGATAACAAGTTTTATGGTCAGATTTCACCAAACTGGGGAAAGAGCCATAACCTTCAGAACTTGTACATGTCCAACAACAATATTTCTGGTGCTATACCACCACAAATTGTTGAGGCTACTAATCTGGGTAGGCTTCGCCTTTCTTCAAACCAACTGAATGGAAAGATTCCAAAGGAACTAGGGAAtatgaaaaacttgtttgaactCAGTATCAGTAACAATCATCTCTCAGGAAACATTCCACCAGAAATAGGATCATTGAAGAATCTGACAGTCTTGCACCTAGCAGGAAATGAGTTTAGCGGCAACATACCAAGAGAAGTTATGCAGTTACCCAACTTGGTTGAATTGAACTTGAGCATCAACAGACTAGAGGGAAGCATCCCCTCTGGCATTGCCTCATTGACACCTCTCTCTTCTCTTGATCTTAGCAACAATTTGTTGAATGGAACAATACCAAGGTGGCTTGGAGATCTGACGCAATTGAACTTCTTGAACCTCTCACACAATGATCTCTCTGGCAATATTCCCTCCAGTTTTGATGGCATGTCAGCCTTGATTTCTGTCAACATATCACACAACCAGTTAGAAGGGCCTCTTCCAAACAACCAAGCTTTTCTTAATGCTTCAATTTGGTCCTTGGAAAGTAACAGAGGCTTGTGTGCTAACAATGTCACCGGCTTGGAGCGATGCACAAAGAAGCATAGCCAGAAGATGGTATTGTCTCTTATCTTTGGAGCACTTGCTCTAGCACTTTGTGTGGTAGGTGTTTCAATGTATATTCTTTGCAGAAGAGGCAGAAAGAGAGAAGATGAAGTTAAAGAAGTGCAAGCAGAAGAGCACTTTTGCATATGGAGCCATGATGGGAAAATGGCATTTGAAACAATCATTCAAGCTACCAATAATTTTGATGACAAATATCTCATTGGAAATGGAGGGCAAGGATCTATTTACAAGGCTGAGTTGCCTTCAGGTATGGTTGTTGCTGTGAAGAAGCTTCATGAGAAGACTGCTATTGGGGAGGAGACATACAATTTGAAAGCATTTGAGAATGAAATCAAAGCATTGACAGAAATGAAGCACCGCAACATGATAAAGCTATATGGGTTTTGTCAACATTCACGGTTCTCATTTTTGGTTTACAAGTACTTGGAAGGTGGAAGCTTGGATCAAGTGCTAAGAGATGAAGCGGAAGCAAGTAAATTTGATTGGGGAAAGAGGGTGAATGCAATTAAAGGAGTTGCTAATGCTCTATCATATATGCATCATGATTGCATACCTCCTATAGTTCATCGCGACATATCGAGCAAGAATGTCCTTTTGGATTCAGAATATGAAGCTCATGTCTCTGATTTTGGGACAGCTAAGTTTCTTATGCCTGATTCAAGTTGGACAACACTTGTAGTCACCTATGGATACGGAGCTCCTG AGCTAGCTCAGACTATGGAAGTGACAGAGAAAAGTGATGTATATAGCTTTGGAGTGCTTTGTTTGGAGATCCTCATGGGAAAGCATCCAGGAGATTTGATCAACTCATTGTTGTCGCCAACAACAGCATCAATAACATACAATTTGTTATTGGTTGATGTCATGGATCAGAGGCCACCCCATCCTAAGAATTCAATTGTTGAGGAAATCATGTGGATCACAAAGTGGGCACTTGAGTGCTTGAGACAAAGTCCACGATCACGACCAAGCATGCATCAGATTTCTAAAGAGCTTATGATAGGAAAGTCACCTTTAGCTAATCGCCAGTTTCCTATGATCAGAATTGGGCAACTCATTGAAGAAGGATCGGGGAGTGCACTTACGTGA